From a region of the Streptomyces sp. B21-083 genome:
- a CDS encoding amino acid adenylation domain-containing protein, with protein sequence MVNQDFSTLAALLDHRAATAPDQIAYTFLQDGVTPSDRLTYGGLARRARAVAEALRESAVPGDRALLLHPPGLDFVVALFACFEAGVIAVPAYPPGRRGFLQLEAIFQDARPAVVLTTDAIAAALPEGVLRVLGSGEARPYPRRGDIVCVPTVFAGGGGQTARRLALLQYTSGSTSVPKGVMVGDRNLLANSEVIRGAFDLSPDSVSVSWLPAYHDMGLIDGILQPLHTGFPAYLMPPTAFLKAPIRWLQAVSRYRATHSGGPNFAYTLCAERTTAADREELDLSCWLSAYNGAEPIRSDTLTLFADTFTPHGFRPRAFYPCYGLAEATLMVTGTGVGNDARVIALSGDDLSASGTARAAAPDAAAVELVGSGRVHGDVRIRVVDPATRLVCAPRKVGEIWVAGMSVAAGYWNLPKETEEVFEARPAEADDAGEEGPYLRTGDLGFLDAGELFVTGRLNDLIIIRGRNYYPQDLEQTVDACDPAIRTGCAAAFAVSGGDSEQLVVVCELTPEAAAALDRAEFDAAALALTIRRAVREQHGLSAGAVCLLPTGRVPKTSSGKIRRRESRTRYLDGTLGELYRGAFTPPPTRSAAAALREIPVHDREAWLTSYVREALADPGDPLPESPHTTLIDQGIDSLAAAELAHRMSEEIGVPVSLTDFLDNSTVEQVARRLLDLLTEAEATEIRPAADHSPGPDRPLSAGEQALWFLHTADPASPAYHTCYAVQLPADTELPVLRAALGSLSKRHAALRTTFPAVEGRPRAVVHERLPLPVVHEEIGVWPGSARIAEFRDGPFDLEDGPLVRALVLDGGSDRRVLVLAAHHIVVDLWSLRVLVEELRTACAGQEPEGGGWELREYVRWAAEQVAGEEGERQWQFWSEQLADAPMVLTLPYDHPRPSVRSDRGAAASLPLDGELLDGLRELAKTSGVTLYTLLLAAYQVLLHRYSASTDFVVGTPAAARTRPELASLVGYLANQLVLRAKLADDPDFTEHLRRTRESVLGALAHQEFPFPLLVQRLNPARDPSRTPVFQVMFAYEQMPSTMGPELPLDTGVARFDLTLVCAERDGGLTTRWEYSTDLFDQDTVERMGRHFRSLLGEIVRDPRRPVGALRMLGDEELRAVTREWNDTAAPVADARLHELITSHPADAVAVRHGTDELTYGELERRAGLLAGRLARHGVGPGALVAVCLRRSPDLVVALLAVLRRGAAFVPLDPAHPAHRIAHVLDDTGAVAVLTHSGVRQRVPAGGLVLCVDETTDEVTDEAPAVGPDALAYVLYTSGSTGVPKGVAVSHRSIVNYLTWAVRSYRMADGDGAPVSSSVTFDATLTSLFGPLVAGRTVTLLDEHREIDELRDLLLGGRWQSLVKATPSQLDLLRAVLPSDAGPLNTGALVVGGEAFPAESLEFWRRQAPDTRIFNEYGPTEATVGCCVYEASAHPPHPGARSVPIGRPIAGAEVYVLDGSMNVVPVGVPGEIFIGGAGLARGYLNRPELTVERFVPHPFRDNPDARLYRTGDRARYLADGTIEYLGRDDDQVKIRGVRVELGEIEASLLGHPEVREAAVTASEGPSVDRRLTAHVVAAPGAGDGLGARLGSFLAQRLPSTLVPTSFVLTPALARTAHGKVDRAELRRVALPRRANGVVARAPSEMERVVAGVWQEVLRADEPGEEAQLGVEVNFFDLGGTSALAAEVQARLSSALDRDISLVTLFQHTTIGALARHLAGAEGRDGAGVSDPATGRDAVTERAQRRARATRRRNRS encoded by the coding sequence ATGGTGAACCAGGACTTCTCGACCCTGGCCGCACTGCTCGACCACCGGGCGGCGACGGCACCTGACCAGATCGCCTACACCTTCCTCCAGGACGGCGTCACCCCGTCCGACCGGCTGACGTACGGCGGACTCGCCCGCCGCGCCCGCGCGGTCGCCGAGGCGCTGCGGGAGAGCGCGGTCCCCGGCGACCGCGCGCTGCTGCTGCACCCGCCGGGACTCGACTTCGTCGTCGCGCTGTTCGCCTGCTTCGAGGCCGGAGTGATCGCCGTACCCGCCTATCCGCCGGGCAGGCGCGGCTTCCTGCAACTGGAAGCCATCTTCCAGGACGCGCGACCGGCCGTCGTGCTCACCACCGACGCCATCGCCGCCGCCCTCCCTGAGGGTGTCCTGCGGGTCCTCGGCAGCGGCGAGGCGCGTCCGTACCCGCGGCGCGGCGACATCGTCTGCGTACCGACCGTCTTCGCCGGGGGAGGCGGACAGACCGCCCGACGCCTCGCGCTGCTCCAGTACACCTCGGGGTCGACCTCGGTCCCCAAGGGGGTGATGGTCGGGGACCGCAACCTGCTCGCCAACTCCGAGGTCATCCGCGGTGCCTTCGACCTGTCCCCGGACAGCGTGTCCGTCAGCTGGCTCCCCGCCTATCACGACATGGGACTGATCGACGGCATCCTCCAGCCCCTCCATACCGGGTTCCCGGCATACCTCATGCCGCCGACCGCCTTCCTCAAGGCGCCGATCCGCTGGCTCCAGGCAGTGTCCCGCTACCGCGCGACCCACTCCGGCGGGCCGAACTTCGCGTACACGCTGTGCGCCGAGCGCACCACGGCCGCCGACCGGGAGGAGCTGGACCTCAGCTGCTGGCTGAGCGCTTACAACGGCGCCGAGCCGATCCGGTCGGACACTCTCACCCTGTTCGCGGACACCTTCACCCCGCACGGCTTCCGGCCGCGCGCGTTCTACCCCTGCTACGGCCTGGCCGAGGCCACCCTCATGGTCACCGGCACCGGGGTCGGCAACGACGCGAGGGTCATCGCGTTGTCCGGGGACGACCTGTCGGCGTCCGGCACCGCCCGTGCGGCCGCACCGGACGCGGCGGCCGTCGAACTCGTCGGCAGTGGCCGGGTCCACGGTGACGTGCGCATCCGTGTGGTGGACCCGGCGACCCGGCTCGTATGCGCGCCCAGGAAGGTGGGCGAGATCTGGGTCGCGGGCATGAGCGTCGCGGCGGGGTACTGGAATCTTCCGAAGGAGACGGAGGAAGTCTTCGAAGCGCGCCCAGCCGAAGCCGACGACGCGGGTGAGGAGGGTCCGTACCTGCGCACGGGCGACCTCGGATTCCTCGACGCGGGCGAGCTGTTCGTCACCGGCAGGCTCAATGACCTGATCATCATCCGTGGCCGCAACTACTATCCGCAGGACCTGGAACAGACCGTCGACGCGTGCGACCCGGCCATCAGGACCGGCTGCGCCGCCGCCTTCGCCGTCTCCGGAGGGGACTCCGAACAGCTGGTCGTCGTCTGCGAGTTGACCCCCGAGGCGGCCGCCGCACTCGACCGGGCCGAGTTCGACGCGGCCGCCCTCGCACTGACGATCCGGCGCGCCGTCCGCGAACAGCACGGGCTGAGCGCCGGCGCCGTGTGTCTGCTCCCCACCGGCCGTGTGCCGAAGACCTCCAGCGGCAAGATCCGGCGCCGGGAGAGCCGCACCCGATACCTCGACGGCACGCTCGGCGAGCTGTACCGGGGTGCTTTCACCCCGCCTCCGACGAGGTCCGCGGCGGCCGCCCTGCGGGAGATACCGGTGCACGACCGCGAGGCGTGGCTGACCTCTTACGTCAGGGAAGCCCTGGCCGACCCCGGCGACCCGCTCCCAGAATCCCCGCACACGACGCTCATCGACCAGGGCATCGACTCGCTCGCGGCGGCCGAGCTGGCGCACCGGATGAGCGAGGAAATCGGAGTGCCGGTCTCCCTGACCGACTTCCTGGACAACTCCACCGTCGAACAGGTGGCGCGGCGTCTGCTGGACCTGCTCACCGAGGCGGAGGCCACCGAAATCCGGCCCGCGGCGGACCACTCCCCCGGTCCCGACCGTCCGCTGTCGGCCGGGGAACAGGCGCTGTGGTTCCTGCACACCGCCGACCCGGCCAGTCCCGCCTACCACACCTGCTACGCCGTCCAGCTCCCGGCGGACACCGAACTCCCCGTGCTGCGCGCCGCGTTGGGGTCGCTGAGCAAGCGGCACGCGGCGCTGCGGACGACGTTCCCGGCGGTCGAGGGCCGGCCTAGGGCGGTCGTTCACGAGAGGCTGCCGCTGCCCGTCGTACACGAAGAGATCGGCGTGTGGCCGGGGTCGGCGCGGATCGCGGAGTTCCGCGACGGGCCGTTCGATCTGGAGGACGGACCGCTGGTGCGTGCGCTGGTCCTCGACGGGGGTTCGGACCGGCGGGTGCTGGTGCTCGCCGCGCATCACATCGTCGTCGACCTGTGGTCACTGCGGGTGCTGGTCGAGGAACTGCGCACGGCCTGCGCGGGACAGGAGCCGGAGGGCGGCGGCTGGGAGCTGCGCGAGTACGTGCGGTGGGCCGCCGAGCAGGTCGCGGGTGAGGAGGGGGAGCGACAGTGGCAATTCTGGTCGGAGCAACTGGCTGACGCGCCAATGGTGTTGACGCTTCCGTACGATCATCCACGACCGTCTGTACGGAGTGACCGCGGAGCTGCGGCGAGCCTGCCGCTGGACGGCGAACTGCTGGACGGATTGCGGGAGTTGGCGAAGACGTCCGGCGTGACGCTGTACACGCTGCTGCTGGCGGCCTACCAGGTGCTGCTGCACCGGTACAGCGCGAGCACCGACTTCGTGGTCGGCACCCCGGCGGCAGCCCGGACCCGGCCCGAACTGGCCTCCCTCGTCGGCTACTTGGCCAACCAACTGGTGCTGCGCGCGAAGCTGGCCGACGACCCCGACTTCACCGAGCACCTGCGCCGGACCCGGGAGAGCGTCCTCGGGGCGCTGGCCCACCAGGAGTTCCCGTTCCCGCTGCTGGTGCAGCGGCTCAACCCGGCGCGCGATCCCAGCCGTACCCCGGTCTTCCAGGTGATGTTCGCGTACGAGCAGATGCCGTCGACGATGGGGCCCGAACTGCCGCTGGACACCGGGGTGGCGCGGTTCGACCTCACCCTGGTCTGCGCGGAACGGGACGGCGGACTCACCACGCGCTGGGAGTACAGCACCGACCTGTTCGACCAGGACACCGTCGAGCGGATGGGCCGGCACTTCCGGTCCCTGCTCGGCGAGATCGTCCGTGACCCCCGGCGGCCGGTCGGCGCGCTGCGGATGCTCGGCGACGAGGAACTGCGCGCCGTGACACGGGAGTGGAACGACACCGCCGCGCCTGTCGCCGACGCGCGCCTGCACGAGCTGATCACCTCGCACCCGGCCGACGCGGTCGCCGTACGGCACGGTACGGACGAGCTGACGTACGGAGAACTCGAACGACGTGCCGGGCTGTTGGCCGGCCGTCTCGCCCGGCACGGGGTGGGTCCCGGCGCGCTGGTCGCCGTCTGCCTGCGGCGGTCGCCCGACCTGGTCGTCGCGCTGCTCGCCGTGCTGCGCCGGGGTGCCGCGTTCGTCCCGCTCGACCCCGCGCATCCGGCGCACAGGATCGCCCACGTGCTGGACGACACAGGCGCGGTGGCGGTGCTGACGCACAGCGGGGTACGGCAGCGGGTGCCCGCCGGGGGTCTGGTGCTCTGCGTCGACGAGACCACGGACGAGGTGACGGATGAGGCACCCGCTGTCGGACCCGACGCCCTCGCCTACGTGCTGTACACCTCGGGCTCCACGGGGGTGCCGAAGGGGGTCGCGGTCAGCCACCGGTCGATCGTCAACTACCTTACCTGGGCTGTCCGTTCGTACCGCATGGCGGACGGGGACGGTGCTCCGGTGAGTTCGTCCGTCACCTTCGACGCGACGCTGACGAGCCTGTTCGGTCCGCTGGTCGCGGGCAGGACCGTCACACTGCTGGACGAGCACCGCGAGATCGACGAGCTGCGGGACCTGCTGCTCGGCGGGAGGTGGCAGAGTCTGGTCAAGGCGACGCCGTCCCAACTCGATTTGCTGCGCGCGGTGCTGCCTTCGGACGCCGGTCCGCTGAACACGGGTGCGCTGGTCGTCGGGGGCGAGGCGTTCCCGGCGGAGAGCCTGGAGTTCTGGCGGCGGCAGGCCCCGGACACGCGGATCTTCAACGAGTACGGGCCCACCGAGGCGACCGTCGGGTGCTGTGTGTACGAGGCGTCGGCGCACCCGCCGCATCCCGGGGCGCGGAGTGTCCCCATCGGGCGCCCGATCGCGGGTGCGGAGGTGTACGTGCTGGACGGTTCGATGAACGTCGTGCCGGTCGGGGTCCCCGGGGAGATCTTCATCGGCGGAGCGGGTCTGGCGCGCGGCTACCTGAACCGGCCGGAACTGACAGTGGAGCGCTTCGTCCCGCACCCGTTCCGGGACAATCCTGACGCGCGGCTCTACCGGACCGGGGACCGGGCCCGGTATCTCGCGGACGGCACCATCGAGTACCTAGGCCGGGACGACGACCAGGTCAAGATCCGGGGCGTCCGGGTCGAACTCGGGGAGATCGAGGCGTCGTTGCTGGGTCACCCCGAGGTGCGCGAGGCTGCGGTCACCGCCTCCGAGGGTCCCTCCGTCGACCGCAGGCTGACCGCGCACGTGGTGGCGGCGCCCGGCGCTGGAGACGGGCTCGGCGCACGGCTCGGGAGTTTCCTCGCGCAGCGGCTGCCGAGCACGCTCGTGCCGACGTCGTTCGTGCTGACGCCCGCGCTCGCCCGCACCGCGCACGGGAAGGTCGACCGGGCGGAGCTGCGGCGCGTGGCCCTGCCGCGCAGGGCGAACGGGGTGGTGGCGCGGGCGCCGAGCGAGATGGAACGTGTCGTCGCGGGGGTGTGGCAGGAAGTACTGCGCGCGGACGAGCCGGGCGAGGAGGCGCAGTTGGGCGTGGAGGTGAACTTCTTCGATCTGGGCGGCACGTCGGCGCTGGCCGCGGAGGTCCAGGCTCGGCTGTCGAGCGCGCTCGACCGGGACATCTCGCTGGTCACGCTGTTCCAGCACACGACGATCGGAGCGCTGGCCCGCCATCTGGCCGGAGCCGAAGGGCGGGACGGCGCCGGGGTCTCCGACCCGGCGACGGGCCGGGACGCCGTGACCGAGCGCGCGCAGCGCCGCGCGCGGGCGACGCGGCGCCGAAACCGAAGCTGA
- a CDS encoding non-ribosomal peptide synthetase, whose amino-acid sequence MTDTHPSAEDLSPAERERLLAALRQRPRAGGRDGIPARRPGAPVLASLTQQRIWLLDQIRPGLPTYNETAGWRLTGDLDTAVLRDCLSEIVRRHEALRTTFTDSADGPVQLIGEPRPVRLDVTDLTGLPGDRREEQARAAIVERARQPFDLARGPLLRVSLLKLATREHVLVLIAHHIVTDGWSTDLFRFELTELYAAFSRGEPSPLAEPATQYADFADWQRRRSGGPDLDAQLDHWRRELAGIPALLELPIAAPRPEVATHDGARFPFTVPADLGRAVADLAGQHGATPFMVLLGALQTLLHRYTGERDIVVGTALAGREHPELEKVIGFFANTVVLRGSLDADATFADVLGQAREAVIAAHDNQDVPFDSVVDAIGPQRSPGHNPLFQTMLVLENAPAPRDGGGERTGLRITPDEVDIGVAKYDLVLQLRTDGDAFGGVWEYSTDLYAADAIEALGTHFLTLLADAVSHPDRPLAELALLPEPELRSLVRTGNATEALPETGGTIHRLFEEQAARTPDAVAVAEESGEVSYSELNARANRLARWLRRSGIQPGALVGIALRPSADLLVALLAVLKAGAAYLPMDPAYGSRRLEAMAADAAPVAVLTDSEVAADLPDLTAQRFLLDRVGPDQAAQDDHDLESTGSPDDLAYVMFTSGSTGRPNGVMVSHANLVASTTARWSRYDSPPERYLLLSSLSFDSSVAGIYWTLTTGGTLLVPPTVGDIPVLCRSLAESRPTHLLCVPSLYELILQETKPADTESLTCVILAGEPLYQDLVSRHREQLPATALFNEYGPTEATVWSTVQRCGPSDLPGQVPVGRPIPGTRIRLLDRAAQPVPAGVPGELCIGGAGVSQGYLGRPELTAERFVEDPFADGVLYRSGDLGRYLPDGTIQLLGRIDNQLKVRGYRIEPGEIEAALREHPEVEAALAGAEQGTDSHRRLVAQVVPRGDGVSAARLHEFLRTRVPHFAVPSLIELVDELPRLPNGKLDRAALTVSKTYDAALTGNDPALTGLAAELADVWKATLGLDSVRADDNFFEMGGDSLTVVKVYNQFKQRSGKSFAITDMIKYPTIGRFVAFLDAR is encoded by the coding sequence ATGACGGACACACATCCCTCCGCAGAAGACCTCTCTCCCGCCGAGCGGGAACGCCTGCTCGCCGCGCTCCGGCAGCGGCCCAGGGCCGGTGGACGCGACGGCATACCGGCACGGCGACCCGGCGCCCCGGTACTCGCCTCCCTCACCCAGCAGCGCATCTGGCTGCTGGACCAGATCCGTCCAGGGCTGCCGACCTACAACGAGACCGCCGGGTGGCGGCTGACCGGCGACCTCGACACGGCCGTGCTGCGGGACTGCCTGAGCGAGATCGTCCGGCGGCACGAAGCCCTGCGCACCACGTTCACCGACTCGGCGGACGGCCCCGTACAGCTCATCGGCGAACCCCGGCCGGTCCGCCTCGACGTCACCGACCTGACCGGTCTTCCCGGGGACCGGCGGGAAGAACAGGCGCGCGCGGCGATCGTCGAGCGGGCCCGGCAGCCGTTCGACCTGGCGCGCGGCCCGCTGCTGCGGGTGTCGCTGCTGAAGCTCGCCACGCGCGAACACGTCCTGGTGCTGATCGCGCACCACATCGTCACGGACGGCTGGTCGACCGACCTGTTCCGCTTCGAACTCACCGAGCTGTACGCCGCGTTCAGCCGGGGCGAACCGTCCCCGCTCGCCGAACCCGCCACGCAGTACGCGGACTTCGCCGACTGGCAGCGCCGCCGCAGCGGCGGACCCGACCTGGACGCGCAGCTCGACCACTGGCGGCGGGAGCTCGCCGGCATCCCGGCGCTGCTCGAACTCCCCATCGCGGCGCCGCGTCCGGAGGTCGCCACGCACGACGGCGCGCGCTTCCCCTTCACCGTCCCGGCGGACCTCGGCCGCGCCGTCGCCGACCTCGCCGGACAGCATGGCGCCACCCCGTTCATGGTGCTGCTCGGCGCCCTCCAGACGCTGCTGCACCGGTACACCGGAGAGCGGGACATCGTGGTCGGCACCGCACTGGCCGGACGTGAGCACCCGGAGTTGGAGAAGGTCATCGGGTTCTTCGCGAACACGGTGGTGCTGCGCGGGAGTCTGGACGCGGACGCCACCTTCGCGGACGTGCTCGGGCAGGCCAGGGAAGCCGTCATCGCCGCGCACGACAACCAGGACGTCCCGTTCGACAGCGTCGTCGACGCGATCGGGCCGCAGCGCTCCCCCGGCCACAACCCCCTGTTCCAGACCATGCTGGTGCTGGAGAACGCCCCGGCACCACGCGACGGCGGCGGCGAGCGGACCGGCCTGCGGATCACCCCCGACGAGGTGGACATCGGCGTCGCCAAGTACGACCTGGTACTGCAACTACGCACGGACGGGGACGCGTTCGGCGGGGTCTGGGAGTACAGCACCGACCTGTACGCGGCCGACGCGATCGAGGCGCTGGGTACGCACTTCCTGACCCTGCTGGCGGACGCCGTCAGCCACCCGGACCGGCCGCTGGCCGAACTGGCGCTCCTCCCCGAACCGGAGCTGCGCAGCCTCGTCCGGACCGGGAACGCCACCGAGGCGCTGCCTGAGACGGGCGGCACGATCCACCGGCTGTTCGAGGAACAGGCAGCCCGCACCCCCGACGCGGTGGCGGTGGCCGAGGAAAGCGGCGAGGTGTCGTACAGCGAGCTGAACGCGCGCGCGAACCGGCTCGCGCGATGGCTGCGAAGGTCCGGCATCCAGCCGGGGGCACTCGTCGGCATCGCGCTGCGGCCCTCGGCCGACCTGCTCGTCGCCCTGCTGGCCGTGCTGAAGGCGGGCGCCGCGTATCTTCCGATGGACCCCGCGTACGGCAGCCGCCGACTGGAGGCCATGGCCGCCGACGCGGCGCCGGTCGCGGTCCTCACCGACAGCGAGGTCGCGGCGGACCTCCCCGACCTCACCGCCCAGCGGTTCCTGCTGGACCGCGTCGGACCCGATCAAGCCGCACAGGACGACCACGACCTGGAGTCCACCGGCTCCCCGGACGACCTGGCCTACGTCATGTTCACCTCCGGTTCCACCGGCAGGCCGAACGGCGTGATGGTCAGCCACGCCAACCTCGTCGCCTCCACCACCGCACGCTGGAGCCGGTACGACAGCCCGCCGGAGCGGTACCTGCTGTTGTCGTCGCTGTCCTTCGACAGCTCGGTCGCCGGCATCTACTGGACCCTCACCACGGGCGGTACGCTCCTCGTCCCGCCGACCGTGGGGGACATCCCGGTGCTGTGCCGCTCCCTGGCGGAGAGCCGGCCGACCCATCTGCTCTGCGTGCCGTCGCTGTACGAACTGATCCTCCAGGAGACGAAACCCGCCGACACCGAGTCGCTGACCTGTGTGATTTTGGCCGGTGAGCCCCTGTACCAGGACCTGGTGAGCCGACATCGCGAACAGCTGCCCGCCACCGCCCTGTTCAACGAGTACGGCCCGACCGAGGCGACCGTCTGGAGCACCGTCCAGCGCTGCGGCCCATCGGACCTGCCCGGCCAGGTCCCGGTCGGCAGGCCGATCCCGGGCACCCGAATCCGCCTCCTCGACCGCGCGGCCCAGCCGGTCCCCGCCGGGGTGCCGGGGGAACTCTGCATCGGCGGCGCGGGCGTCTCCCAGGGCTACCTGGGCAGGCCGGAGCTGACCGCCGAGCGGTTCGTCGAAGACCCGTTCGCAGACGGCGTTCTGTACCGCTCCGGGGACCTCGGCCGGTATCTGCCGGACGGCACCATCCAGCTCCTGGGCCGCATCGACAACCAGCTGAAGGTTCGCGGCTACCGCATCGAGCCGGGCGAGATCGAGGCCGCGCTCCGCGAGCACCCGGAGGTGGAAGCCGCGCTGGCGGGGGCGGAGCAGGGCACGGACAGCCACCGCAGGCTCGTCGCACAGGTGGTGCCGCGCGGCGACGGGGTTTCGGCGGCGCGGCTGCACGAATTCCTCCGGACCCGGGTGCCGCACTTCGCCGTGCCGTCGCTGATCGAGCTTGTGGACGAGCTGCCGCGCCTGCCCAACGGCAAGCTCGACCGCGCGGCGCTCACCGTGTCCAAGACGTACGACGCCGCACTCACCGGCAACGACCCCGCGCTCACCGGCCTGGCGGCCGAACTCGCCGACGTCTGGAAGGCCACCCTGGGCCTGGACTCCGTCCGCGCCGACGACAACTTCTTCGAGATGGGCGGCGATTCACTCACCGTCGTCAAGGTCTACAACCAGTTCAAGCAGCGCTCGGGGAAGTCCTTCGCCATCACCGACATGATCAAGTACCCGACCATCGGCCGGTTCGTCGCGTTCCTGGACGCCCGGTGA
- a CDS encoding GNAT family N-acetyltransferase produces the protein MEEPRTTMSIDLMADLAEHERNAVAELRDAVYPPAEEADWSGADVEWSPARWRVGIWSGDGELATHVGLLLRAGTLDGKDVTIAGVGGVKTHPRHRRFGHAQRALRAAGEFLRARGDVDFGLLVCEPPLLGYYSGLGWREFTGRLLVTQYGEPTVFTASPHVMTLPVLGPAPADGVIDLGGPPW, from the coding sequence ATGGAAGAACCACGCACGACGATGTCGATCGATCTCATGGCCGACCTCGCCGAGCACGAACGGAACGCGGTGGCGGAGCTCCGCGACGCGGTGTACCCGCCGGCGGAGGAGGCTGACTGGTCCGGCGCCGACGTCGAGTGGTCCCCCGCGCGGTGGCGCGTCGGGATCTGGTCCGGGGACGGCGAACTCGCCACGCACGTGGGGTTGCTGCTTCGCGCCGGCACCCTCGACGGCAAGGACGTCACGATCGCCGGTGTCGGCGGGGTGAAGACCCACCCCCGGCACCGGCGCTTCGGCCACGCGCAGCGCGCCCTGCGCGCCGCCGGGGAGTTCCTCCGCGCCCGGGGTGACGTCGACTTCGGGCTTCTCGTCTGCGAACCGCCCCTGCTCGGCTACTACTCGGGGCTCGGCTGGCGGGAGTTCACCGGACGGCTCCTGGTGACCCAGTACGGCGAGCCCACCGTCTTCACCGCCTCACCGCACGTCATGACCCTGCCGGTGCTCGGCCCGGCGCCGGCCGACGGCGTCATCGACCTAGGGGGACCTCCATGGTGA
- a CDS encoding TauD/TfdA family dioxygenase, with protein sequence MKIEHTALGDGSTRLVERSGSQDVDLFELPADEIRDLYKRCGALVFRGYDVSDPTRMHSFASRFSSRFNRDRIRPTVPGSNGYVQAVLEGQGFVEPHAEQANSPFRPDALWFCCRTPSKDGGETLLWDGVRVWERLDPDLRELFEAKKIRFFQKYEEDKWQLFLGGDATLDDLRGTLDGLDGVSYHLADDRSVYLEYVVSAVVTTKYGGHKAFANSLMTERENTLGDAMAFEDGTPIPEADIKRIMEVIMGVTEEVPWVPGDLAFIDNTRFLHGRNPYEDSGRRIYSSLSFLNF encoded by the coding sequence ATGAAAATCGAACACACCGCACTCGGCGACGGCTCGACCCGTCTCGTCGAACGCTCCGGAAGCCAGGACGTCGACCTGTTCGAGCTGCCGGCCGACGAGATCCGCGACCTCTACAAGCGGTGCGGCGCACTGGTCTTCCGCGGCTACGACGTCTCCGACCCGACGCGGATGCACTCCTTCGCCTCACGGTTCTCCAGCCGCTTCAACCGCGACCGCATCCGCCCGACCGTCCCCGGCAGCAACGGGTACGTACAGGCGGTGCTCGAAGGCCAGGGGTTCGTCGAGCCGCACGCCGAGCAGGCGAACTCGCCGTTCAGGCCCGACGCGCTCTGGTTCTGCTGCCGGACCCCCTCCAAGGACGGCGGCGAGACGCTGCTGTGGGACGGGGTCCGGGTGTGGGAGCGGCTGGACCCCGACCTGAGGGAACTGTTCGAGGCCAAGAAGATCCGGTTCTTCCAGAAGTACGAAGAGGACAAGTGGCAGCTGTTCCTCGGCGGCGACGCCACTCTGGACGACCTCCGCGGCACGCTGGACGGGCTGGACGGTGTGTCGTACCACCTCGCAGACGACCGGTCGGTGTACCTGGAGTACGTGGTCTCCGCCGTCGTCACCACGAAGTACGGCGGCCACAAGGCGTTCGCGAACAGCCTGATGACCGAGCGGGAGAACACCCTCGGCGACGCGATGGCGTTCGAGGACGGCACCCCGATACCGGAGGCCGACATCAAAAGGATCATGGAGGTGATCATGGGAGTGACGGAGGAGGTCCCCTGGGTCCCCGGCGATCTGGCCTTCATCGACAACACCAGGTTCCTGCACGGCCGCAACCCGTACGAGGACTCCGGTCGCCGCATCTACTCAAGCCTCAGTTTCCTCAACTTCTGA